Genomic segment of Mycoplasmopsis edwardii:
ATTAAATAAAACATAATTTTCGATTTTATTTAAGTTTTCATGATTTATTAAAATAGTCCCTCCATAATCGGTTATTTGTTTCATTAATATTTTAGCAAAGGTTGATTTACCAAATCCAGATGGTGCTACTATTGCATATTTTTTACCTTTTATAAATTTGAAATTAAAATTACTAAAAATTTCAACATCATCATATTTAAAAGATAAGTTTTTAACTGTAATTTCATTTATAACAATGGAATTTGAATTAACTTCAAATTTATCATTTTTAAAAAATTCCTTAATATATTCTTTATATGAAACTAAATTTTGAATTAAAAAAATCATTTCTCTTAAGTTAGTACCAAACCCAATAAATAATCCTGGTATTACAAATATAATACCAATTGGCTCATTATAATAAAAGATGAAAATACCTATAATAAAGAAAAATATTACATTAGCGAATAATTGAAATGAACTACTTATTATTTCTAAAATAATAACTTTTGACTTTGTTTGATTTATTTTTCTAATTCAATCATCAATTTCTCTATCTATAAAGTTTATTATTTTTTCTTCTTCACTCAAGTAATATAACATTCTAAAACTTTTAAAAACATTAAATAATGATGACATAATCTTTTCTTGATTATAATTATATTTTTGATTTATCTTTCCTGCTAATATACTTAAAAATAAAGGTGTTAGAAAACTTATTACAAATATAAATAATCCTATTAAAGTAATTTTTCAACTTATAAATAATA
This window contains:
- a CDS encoding ATP-binding cassette domain-containing protein, with the protein product MSSDIFNKISTESALDIKLNKEGKYLSWIKYRLPEIRQLIFNSLFSISLNFLINIFTVIALLFISWKITLIGLFIFVISFLTPLFLSILAGKINQKYNYNQEKIMSSLFNVFKSFRMLYYLSEEEKIINFIDREIDDWIRKINQTKSKVIILEIISSSFQLFANVIFFFIIGIFIFYYNEPIGIIFVIPGLFIGFGTNLREMIFLIQNLVSYKEYIKEFFKNDKFEVNSNSIVINEITVKNLSFKYDDVEIFSNFNFKFIKGKKYAIVAPSGFGKSTFAKILMKQITDYGGTILINHENLNKIENYVLFNSITFLDNSENLFNDTVANNISLWEDVNKSIIKNCLKKADLENLKPEFIINDNNSLSTGQRQKINIARHFYRNNNVLICDEAFSNIDSDSVKKIFNNIALNDNILFINITHHLNDLNYYDEIINLSERKNYAKNSKEN